The following is a genomic window from Halopelagius inordinatus.
TCTCGCGAACGTCGTCGTCGTCGGTATCATCGCGATGGTCCCGTTCCTCAACAAAGGAAGCGCGCGCCGCCCCGTCGAGCAGCCGTTCTGGGCCGCCGTCGGCGTCGGCGGCGTCGTCTTCGCGTTCACCATCTCGATTCTGGCCATCAAGAACCTCATGCCGATGAACGTCGACCTGCTGTTCGACCTGACGTTCATCCTCCCCGTCGTCGCGTTCTTCCTCACCTACGCGGTGTTGAAGACGATGCGAGAAGGCTACATGTACGGTCTCAACAAACGCTACTACCGACTCCGACCACCGAGGTGACCGGACGCGCCGCGTTCGGGGCCCGCGGGCGCCGCCGGGCGGGTCTCTTCTGCCGACGCGGTTCTGTCGGCGAGACGCGACACCGTTACCGGCCCCGCCCAGATATTGTCATTCTATCAACTATATCCTTCGTCGAAGGCGAGTTATCGCAGCAAATCCACTGATTCGGACGCGCTCGTTCCCGAAATTCGAGCCTACCGTTACACCCCTAAGATTGTAAGAGTTAGTGAATGTGTGTTAGACGTGATTGTGTGGGCGCAGTTACAATAAAAATGTAACGGCCGGTCGAGGCGGGTCGGGGCGGGTCGCTGACCGAGCAGACGGGACGGAAGAGCGCCGATACAGCCAAGACCTTCGGTGACGGGTATGCAGGTGATGACCGAATCAAAGAGTCCCTCCCCGCAGTGTGAGCGGTGCGGTGCCGAACTAACGCGGAGAGCGACCGGAACGCTCGCACTCTCCGCGACGGTTCGCTGCCCTCAGTGCGACCGGAGCGCGTAAGCGACCGAGTCAGCACCGACCCGCGGTACCGTCGGATTTCGGGCGACCGTACGACGACCGAAGGTGGGCCACGACGGACGCCACCGTCTCTGAGTCGTAGGTCCAAAAGCCGTAGAACCGACCCGGACTCCGCTCCTCCGCGAGGAGTGCGCACCGGCCGATTTCCTCGGGGCCGCCGTCGAACACGACGAACCACGAGTCTCGAATCTCGGCGCCGCGTTCGAGGTGGAACTGGACGTTCTCGGCGGGTCGAAACCGTGGACTCGGAGCGGCGTACGCGTGAACGGAGAGCCCGTCGCACTCGCCGATGCGTTCGTACACCGTT
Proteins encoded in this region:
- a CDS encoding cytochrome b family protein, which codes for YVERDVLGFPTWPHEIIRNLSIASFFVGVILFLSATMPPHIGAPANPSSTPAIILPDWYLYWSFGLLKLGPLNPELAILGGQKLTADRTYGVLANVVVVGIIAMVPFLNKGSARRPVEQPFWAAVGVGGVVFAFTISILAIKNLMPMNVDLLFDLTFILPVVAFFLTYAVLKTMREGYMYGLNKRYYRLRPPR